The following DNA comes from Hemibagrus wyckioides isolate EC202008001 linkage group LG05, SWU_Hwy_1.0, whole genome shotgun sequence.
AATTAGAAGAACATGAGGACATCCTGCTAGCAAACACTTAAAAAGCTGCATTCAGAGCCCATGAGCATCCTGTTTACCCACACTACAAAGAACGGAATCAAGAAATCGTTTAGCACAAAGGGCGCATCGTGTTACCACAAAAACCAAGGCAGTGAAATGTGCAGCAGAAAGCTGGGCCCTTTAGAGTCAGCACTGATGATCAGGCTTATCTATCTTAACCAGTCAAAGGCATGCAGTATTTCTGACAACAGAGTCATCTGTCTGGAATTAAGGAGTGGATTGATCTGTGCCACAAACGGGTTTACTACAATACTGTGCATTTGGTTGttcaaataattaataaaaacacaggGGTTTGGCGTAGAGCCAGAAAGCCTGATGGTGAGgaagacatcacacacacacgcgtataGAGGACTCCATCTAGTGACTAAATGCAGCACTGACCTATGACGTCACCAACTGAATAAAGCGTTGCTATGATTTGTTGAATCCGCCACAGACCTCAATATATACTTTAGTAGTCAAAAGGTAGGTGCTGTTTTCTATCGAGTTTTAAACACGACAACAATTGCTACATTaccttattttatattttacatctatattgccaaaagttttgggacatctgccttgacatgacatgcacatgaatgtaatatggagttgccctttgcacctataacagcttcaactcttctgggaaggctttccacaaggtataggagtgtgtttatgggaatgtttgaccattccactagaagcgcatttgtgaggtcaggcactgatgttggatgagaaggtctggctcacagtctccgctctaattcatcccaaagatgttctatcaggttgaggtcaggactctttgaaggccagtcaagttcctccacaccaaactcgatcatccatgtatttatggaccttgctttgtgcactggtgcacagtcatgttggaacaggaaggggtcatccccaaactgttcccacaaagttgggagcatgaaattgtccaaaaatgtcttggtatactgaagcattaagagttcctttcactggaattaaggggccaagtccaacccctgaaaaacaacccctgaattcaccttggaggggtgtctcaaacgttttggcaatatagttgatttatatatactgtatatatatattatttggaGCAAGATGtaatgatttaaatgatttaaatatccAGATTTGTATATGCCCTTTGCTATGGAAACTTCCTAGGGATTTCTTTGGGATTTTATTTCACACTGAAAGTGATGAAAACAGAAACTTGAAAATTGAGGAGGAATGAAAGGTAAGAATTATCTTCAGACAGGCTACACTGTGTTGTGTTAAAAGCAGCTTATGTAAACTCCAACACTCTTTGATTAACCCTATTAAGGTAATTGTTTTTTGCACTGGTTGTCACTTGTCAAATCATGTGACTCGCACCATGatagtggagtgttcagtgtagACCATGCAGACCTGCTTTAATACTCTGACCTTTGTGGGTTTGCAACTGTAATCTTTTCATTTTGGCTCCTGCCACAGTGTCTTAGTGTGGTTTAGACTTGACATTTTAAAACCTTCAGTGAGTTCTTCTGGAGCTATTATAATGAGGACTTGCTCATGTGCTCTGGATAATTGCCTTTGTACATGACCCATCTGCTCTTCACGTTTGAATCAAGGCCTTTCATTAGccactaattttttttttctctgtgtacaAAATTCAGCTTTCACTTTGAATACGGGTCAATCATGACAGCTTCTCTCCAAACTCTGACCACTACTACATTGCTTTTactcaatgtttttgtttgttttggggtttttttttcgcTCTGGAGTTTCCAGTGGTTGAGTGAGTCAGAGATGATGgagcttgctttttttttttataatttaccTTAGTAATGGAGAGGTTTGGGACAACATTTCACGAGTAAATAGACGATCACTCAGATTTTCCAACACATGGCCAACAATGTTCTGAACGGTGAAGCCTGAAACCTCGAACTATGGGAACTATAAGACCATTAAGCATGAATATGTCATTATTATGTTTACGTCTCTAATAACTGGTTAattgttatcatttctatagtaacaatgGTGGATGTGCTGTAGAATCAaaggctaataataaatgaacacaaaagttaaatagaaaaaaatgaacttgATGAAATGGTGGAGCTTTCGGGTGGAGATGATTATATGACACTTATGGAAGGCGTCCCGGACATCCCAACTCTCAGAgtgttcaggacagaggagtttgagCTTTCTGGTTTTAATCATGAGCTGCATTTTATAGTCTTATTAAAAACTGAGGCTATGGTTGGTTATAAAGTTTGACCTGCTGTCATACTTGGGGCATGTAATCATCAAAAAataatacccccccccccctcatcATGGACTATTTTTGTACGATTGCGTGCCTTGTCAATTTTTATTACTTACTCAGTAACTTTCTCTTATCTTCTGTGAGAGGGCTAAAAGTGCTTAAGATAAACATTTCCTCTGCTCTTTGCTGCCAATGGTACAAATACCGGTGTTCCCTTAGGATCCATTTACTTATACTACAgctaataattgtaataataatacagctgCAGATGCAAAGTAAagtgctctgtatatttattagaaataaaagaaagttttttttttgtcttgtctaCACAGGTAACGTCCAACTTCATCCACTGGAGCCCCCATTAATGCGCTGCTTTGCTCTATTTTTGATTCTGCTGCATTCCGGCAGCCAGTGTGAGGCTTATAGAGGTGTTGATCTAGAAGATCTGGCTTCCAACAACACATGGGTGATCACATACAGCTCAAGCTGTAGCACCACCTGCGGGCTGGGCATCCGTACTCAGAAGCTCTGCCCTTTGGTCACTGAACATAAAGCTAACGCCCCGGCATGCAGAATTCGTCAGGTTCAGTGTCTAGACAAGTGGCAGTGTGGGCTGCAGCTTCAAACAGTCAGTGCTGGACAGTATCTGGAGCTGGATTGTCTTGAGGACGTCATGGAAGCCATGGGCCGCTTCGCATTCGCGGTGTCGTGGCACTTTGCACGAGGGATCATCACCACCAATAACCGTTTCTTCATACGGCGTGACGTGCCCGGGCTGGACAGGGTCGTCCTCAACCCGGTGAAAGAGGAGGATGCCGGGACGTATCGCTGTGACGTGTTGGACACATCTTACCATAGGGTGAAGAGGATGTATAAAGGACTGAAGGTCTTATCTGCGCATGTTCTGAGCCTGAACTTCGGTAAGGGTTTGACCGAGTGGGAGAAAGCAGGAGAGATTAATGGAACTGTCGTCACTGGGAAACTGTATCCGAGCAGCACCGTGCGAAATGTTGTGCTGCTCAGTTTGTCCATATCTATCAGCACGGCTGTGATTGTCTTCCTCGGTCTGTTTGCTTTTTCTTACTGCAAAAGGTCAACAAGGAAGGACCCAATTTCCCCATGAGTGTTAAGGAAACCCATGATGACTCATTAGCTGTTTTTCACCAAATCACACATGAGTAATGTTCCCTTTCAGTTTTTATATCCCTGGACACTTGCTGTGTCACTTATCTGCATTACTTCTAATCCCAATACAGAGGAGTCAGGAATCTGAAACGATGTACAACACTGTCTCGGAAATCGATAAATAAATGTTCACAGGGTGGCAGAGTAGCATTTTAAGCAGTATGCAATATTAACTGCTTAAGAATGCAAACACGATGaataaacaagaagaaaaaaaacacaccacggGGTAAATAAACTGGTGCTTTATTGAATGATAACATTAAAATTGTGTGCTCACCAAAAACTCTCTCAATAACAAACCAGTAAAAGGTGCTCTATGAGGTGAAGCTACAATCTACAAACTTAATATTAAGGCAGAGAGAGGCCCAACTTCAACGTCTCACAGTAGAACGCAACGTTACAGAACCCAGGAGCAATTTTTATATTAGATTTtattcttccaaaaaaaaaaaaaagaacagcaagCTCATTCTTGTTCACTATTCTTCTCAAAATCCAGGGATACTCTCAAAACACGCTCCTGGTTTGAATAAATAAGCCGTAAATCCTTTACGATACAAACCctttaaacatacaaacacgcacacactgactttttttccccccagaatgTTCTAGTAAGCATATAAATATTCGGAAAATTAGTCAGAAAGACTAAGCTACTGTAATGATCGTGTGAAAAGGTAAATATAAATCGACCAGTGTGTTTCTAGAACATTCAACAGCCTTCTCCGTGTACTGTACATACCATGCGAGGAAATCAAATGTACATCATTTCACCCATGCCCAAACCTCTGTGCAACAGGACGTTCCTGAAAACTCAAGATTTCCTTCTCTTAAACAGTGCAATTTGAGCTCTAAACCCGGGGCCTCGTTTACCAGACAAAAATTGTGTTTCAGAAACTGAACGAGCCAAAAATAAAGAAACGTTTCGGTAATGCTTAATTTCTGTTCATTCGCATGATGATAAATGCCAAGCGCTCTCGCGACACAGCTAATTCACATTTAGCAAATGACGAAAAGGCACGGTGTGTGCTAAATCCTCTAATAACACTCCAACCCTTCCTCCTTTcacagggtgccattactttagTCAGAATTGTATAGCTAGTTGTATTCACTTATGGATCTGGTTCATTTTACttt
Coding sequences within:
- the tmem81 gene encoding transmembrane protein 81 yields the protein MRCFALFLILLHSGSQCEAYRGVDLEDLASNNTWVITYSSSCSTTCGLGIRTQKLCPLVTEHKANAPACRIRQVQCLDKWQCGLQLQTVSAGQYLELDCLEDVMEAMGRFAFAVSWHFARGIITTNNRFFIRRDVPGLDRVVLNPVKEEDAGTYRCDVLDTSYHRVKRMYKGLKVLSAHVLSLNFGKGLTEWEKAGEINGTVVTGKLYPSSTVRNVVLLSLSISISTAVIVFLGLFAFSYCKRSTRKDPISP